The following are from one region of the Salvia splendens isolate huo1 chromosome 2, SspV2, whole genome shotgun sequence genome:
- the LOC121774335 gene encoding uncharacterized protein LOC121774335 yields MADHNEIPPPVVRFGDTLRSGIEHPGEFAYANDNVNIPPHYISLVNGGNLFHGRDEEDPVSHLNAFYELKNSHRPPNVEHHRIKRALFPFSLRENARAWYDSLPGYNIATFQELKTLFLLEYNSPMKIEKLREEITSFRQKYDESFAEAWKRFTELIRKCPSHGLAPGHDLLKFYKGLNSEGTGLVTAGSNGNLDDLTHDEVRALFQRLANNQRNWHNPRRGADRAGDTFGATKDAERVTAIEAQLADISTQMSSMTKAVKSLQLTPQPQAVTVMRCGLCQGGHHTDQCPSLQGPPVEDVNYIGNNRQGFNQGNQYNNQQNWMPQQTGWNQAGPSNNSGNQWRNNTQPPGYEKKPTVEDQLGQILSFMTKSQKENENFKERTVEKFGQMDATMRNLETQIGQLATASHTRIPNTIPSNTVPNPRGNEQCKAVVLRSGRELDSTPSMDGQEKKGKQKVEMGSKGQLMTSPALDPKSKFNFPDHIPPPPYPPKRKKRAPKEKSFEWMMNVIRKVNVDVSLVDLFTNFPKFSKFFKDMMANKEKLQDEGIVALSMNCSQLISGMMPMSIISINTKSFTLQIKQEYAYY; encoded by the exons ATGGCAGATCACAATGAGATTCCACCACCCGTGGTGAGGTTTGGCGACACTCTAAGATCGGGAATTGAGCATCCGGGGGAGTTTGCTTATGCAAACGACAACGtcaacattccacctcactacatTAGTTTGGTGAATGGAGGAAATCTTTTCCACGGACGGGATGAGGAAGATCCGGTGAGCCACCTCAATGCCTTTTATGAGCTGAAAAACTCGCATAGACCTCCAAATGTGGAGCATCATCGGATTAAGAGGGCCCTATTTCCGTTCTCGTTGAGGGAGAACGCAAGAGCGTGGTATGACTCACTCCCGGGCTACAACATAGCAACGTTCCAAGAGTTGAAGACGTTGTTCCTCTTGGAATACAATTCTCctatgaagattgagaagttgagagaggagatcaccTCTTTCCGACAGAAGTATGACGAGTCCTTCGCGGAAGCATGGAAGAGATTCACGGAATTGATAAGGAAATGCCCAAGTCACGGactagctccggggcatgaccttttgaaattctacaaGGGACTCAACAGTGAAGGCACGGGATTGGTGACTGCAGGTTCGAATGGGAACCTAGATGATCTAACTCACGATGAGGTAAGGGCTTTGTTTCAAAGGCTGGCCAACAATCAACGGAATTGGCACAATCCAAGGCGAGGGGCTGATAGAGCAGGAGATACATTTGGTGCTACAAAGGATGCGGAAAGAGTGACTGCAATTGAGGCTCAACTGGCGGACATTAGCACTCAAATGTCGTCGATGACAAAGGCAGTTAAATCTCTTCAACTGACTCCTCAACCCCAAGCTGTGACGGTGATGAGATGTGGGTTGTGCCAAGGCGggcatcatactgatcagtgcCCAAGTCTTCAAGGACCACCTGTGGAAGATGTGAACTATATTGGCAACAATCGGCAAGGGTTCAATCAGGGCAACCAATACAACAATCAGCAAAATTGGATGCCTCAACAAACGGGATGGAATCAGGCTGGTCCTAGCAACAACTCGGGAAATCAATGGAGGAACAACACTCAACCGccgggttatgagaagaagccaaCCGTCGAGGATCAGTTGGGGCAGATTCTCTCTTTCATGActaagagtcaaaaggagaacgaaaatttcaaggaaaggACGGTGGAAAAGTTTGGGCAGATGGATGCGACAATGAGGAATCTTGAGACGCAGATAGGGCAGCTTGCCACGGCATCACACACGAGGATTCCTAACACCATCCCGAGCAATACCGTACCTAATCCGAGAGGCAATGAACAGTGTAAGGCAGTGGTCTTGAGAAGTGGTCGTGAGTTGGATTCGACACCATCAATGGACGgccaag AAAAGAAGGGAAAGCAGAAAGTAGAGATGGGATCAAAGGGACAGCTGATGACAAGTCCGGCATTAGACCCGAAAAGCAAGTTCAACTTCCCTGATCACATTCCTCCTCCACCATATCCaccgaagaggaagaagagagctcCAAAGGAGAAAAGCTTCGAGTGGATGATGAACGTGATTCGAAAAGTGAATGTGGATGTATCGTTGGTGGACCTCTTCACTAATTTCCCCAAGTTCTCCAAGTTCTTCAAGGACATGATGGCAAACAAGGAGAAACTTCAAGACGAGGGAATAGTGGCAttgagcatgaattgctcaCAACTGATTTCGGGAATGATGCCCATGAGTATAATATCCATAAACACAAAATCGTTTACTCTGCAAATTAAACAAGAATATgcttattattaa